Proteins encoded by one window of Flavobacterium sp. N502540:
- the gcvH gene encoding glycine cleavage system protein GcvH has translation MSIPANLKYTKDHEWVSIEGDVATVGITHFAQKELGDIVYVEVETLDQKLDRDEVFGTVEAVKTVSDLFLPLTGEIIAFNENLESEPETVNSDPYGDGWMIKIKIADASEIDSLLSADAYKELIGA, from the coding sequence ATGAGCATACCAGCAAATTTAAAGTACACAAAAGATCACGAATGGGTTAGCATCGAAGGAGATGTTGCAACAGTAGGAATTACTCATTTTGCACAAAAAGAGTTAGGAGATATCGTGTATGTTGAAGTAGAAACTTTAGATCAGAAACTTGACAGAGATGAGGTTTTTGGAACAGTTGAAGCTGTAAAGACAGTATCAGATTTGTTTTTACCATTAACAGGAGAAATCATTGCCTTCAATGAAAACCTTGAAAGCGAACCTGAAACTGTGAATTCTGATCCTTACGGAGATGGATGGATGATTAAAATTAAAATTGCTGATGCATCAGAAATTGATTCTTTATTGTCTGCTGATGCTTATAAAGAACTTATAGGTGCCTAA
- a CDS encoding VanZ family protein: MPKQLLLIWAIICSGIITYFCLTDSSNIPAINFPSIDKIVHFCFHFGFTISWILFFKKELKGKAPDDYKAYLISFIFSVFFGITIEILQSVLTVTRASDVTDVLANALGAIFGIFAAIVFKKQIDKI, from the coding sequence GTGCCTAAACAATTGCTCTTAATCTGGGCAATTATCTGCTCAGGAATCATTACTTATTTTTGTTTGACAGATTCCAGTAATATTCCGGCGATAAATTTTCCGAGTATAGATAAGATTGTCCATTTTTGTTTTCATTTTGGATTTACAATTTCCTGGATTTTGTTTTTCAAAAAAGAGCTGAAAGGAAAAGCACCGGACGATTACAAGGCCTATTTAATTTCATTTATATTTTCTGTTTTTTTCGGAATTACAATCGAAATTCTGCAAAGTGTTTTAACGGTTACACGAGCATCAGATGTAACAGATGTTTTAGCCAATGCACTTGGAGCTATTTTTGGCATCTTTGCCGCTATAGTTTTTAAAAAACAAATCGATAAAATTTAA
- the deoC gene encoding deoxyribose-phosphate aldolase: MNVKQYLDSTYLKTASQAGLSEAENTLVVKNAIEEAIREGFKLIMIRPEQVVLAKEMIHKANSTLLIGTVIDFPEGDSDLESKLKEANKAIEDGADDLDFVCNYKAFKEGDVDLVKQEILVGTQIGLASNKTVKWIIEVAALNDTQIIQLSALIKNVVMSHFKEENYGSVFVKSSTGFYKTENDLPNGATLPTIIMMLENASPLPVKAAGGVRSYQDAIEMIRLGVKRIGTSAAKTIADGGNTSNQY, translated from the coding sequence ATGAATGTTAAGCAATATCTGGACTCTACTTATTTAAAAACAGCCTCCCAGGCAGGACTTTCGGAAGCAGAAAATACCCTTGTGGTTAAAAATGCTATTGAAGAGGCAATTCGCGAAGGTTTTAAACTCATCATGATTCGGCCCGAACAGGTGGTTTTGGCAAAAGAAATGATTCATAAAGCCAATTCGACTTTACTGATAGGTACCGTTATAGACTTTCCTGAAGGAGACTCAGATTTAGAATCTAAATTAAAAGAAGCCAACAAAGCAATAGAAGACGGAGCAGATGATCTGGATTTTGTTTGCAATTATAAGGCATTCAAAGAAGGGGATGTTGACCTGGTTAAACAAGAGATTTTAGTGGGAACACAAATTGGTCTTGCAAGCAATAAAACAGTGAAATGGATTATTGAAGTTGCCGCCTTAAATGATACACAGATAATTCAGCTTTCGGCATTGATTAAAAATGTAGTGATGTCTCATTTTAAAGAAGAAAACTATGGTTCAGTTTTCGTGAAGTCATCCACAGGATTTTATAAAACCGAAAACGATTTACCAAACGGAGCAACCCTTCCAACAATTATAATGATGCTGGAAAACGCATCGCCTTTGCCTGTTAAAGCTGCCGGAGGAGTTCGGTCTTATCAGGATGCCATAGAAATGATTCGATTAGGTGTAAAACGAATCGGAACCTCTGCTGCAAAAACAATTGCGGATGGAGGGAATACCTCAAATCAATATTAA